From a single Pempheris klunzingeri isolate RE-2024b chromosome 2, fPemKlu1.hap1, whole genome shotgun sequence genomic region:
- the LOC139213139 gene encoding uncharacterized protein, giving the protein MEEAYSELYQQFLRLKSLCLRQAALLHQLTNALQKHQGDAVHNGDLGDMTSIPVQCTHEIPVYLHESPLLLEATGTQRGGNCLCGNAGTFSDLLAEDMSRLCVDVPRQRKEDGTLEQKVAPLLGMDSSRCQGASSNFSKNLWQVDHPGDRPKHAVKTYDVAAAGGPALVGDILSESGGRLMSDVALQSHICEFCQAVFPGDTTTRGEFLRHLYTHVT; this is encoded by the exons ATGGAGGAAGCGTACAGTGAACTGTACCAGCAGTTTCTTCGCCTGAAGTCACTTTGCCTGAGACAGGCAGCTCTGTTACATCAACTCACAAACGCTCTGCAGAAGCATCAAG gtgaTGCTGTGCATAATGGAGACTTGGGTGACATGACGTCCATCCCTGTCCAGTGTACCCATGAAATCCCTGTATATCTCCATGAAAGTCCTCTACTGCTAGAAGCCACGGGAACACAGCGAGGCGGCAACTGCCTCTGTGGAAATGCCGGGACTTTCTCCGATCTCCTTGCTGAGGATATGTCCAGGCTCTGTGTGGATGTGCCCCGTCAGAGAAAGGAGGATGGGACGTTGGAGCAAAAGGTCGCCCCATTGTTGGGCATGGACTCATCGAGGTGCCAAGGAGCCTCTTCCAATTTCTCAAAGAATCTGTGGCAGGTGGATCATCCTGGTGACAGGCCAAAGCACGCAGTGAAG ACGTATGACGTGGCAGCGGCGGGCGGTCCCGCCCTGGTCGGTGACATCCTGAGTGAGTCTGGTGGGCGGCTGATGTCCGATGTGGCGCTGCAGTCTCATATTTGTGAGTTCTGCCAGGCGGTTTTCCCGGGAGACACGACTACCAGAGGAGAGTTCCTTCGGCATCTTTACACCCACGTCACATAG